One window of the Paenibacillus beijingensis genome contains the following:
- the spoIIIAB gene encoding stage III sporulation protein SpoIIIAB, whose protein sequence is MVKWIGAILILAAGTMIGFLQAARFAERPRQLRQLAHALQRLETEIGYGYTPLPEALRRTAGHVPAPVASILSGAAERLLAPEGPAFRECWEESVRSCWPQTAMRSGEQAVLLRLGSALGLSDREDQIKHLRLAMLQLKAEEDAAKDDQARYEKMSKSLGILVAALVVILMV, encoded by the coding sequence ATGGTTAAGTGGATCGGCGCGATTCTCATCCTTGCGGCAGGCACGATGATCGGCTTTTTGCAAGCGGCCCGGTTTGCCGAGCGCCCGCGTCAGCTGCGTCAGCTCGCCCACGCGCTGCAGCGGCTGGAGACGGAGATCGGCTACGGCTACACGCCGCTGCCCGAAGCGCTGCGCCGCACCGCCGGCCATGTGCCGGCACCGGTCGCATCCATCCTGAGCGGCGCCGCCGAGCGGCTTCTGGCGCCCGAAGGGCCCGCGTTTCGGGAATGCTGGGAAGAATCGGTCCGCAGCTGCTGGCCGCAAACCGCAATGCGCTCCGGTGAGCAGGCGGTGCTGCTGAGGCTCGGATCGGCGCTCGGACTCAGCGACCGCGAAGACCAGATCAAGCATCTGCGGCTGGCGATGCTGCAGCTGAAGGCGGAAGAGGATGCGGCGAAAGACGACCAGGCGCGGTACGAAAAAATGTCCAAAAGCCTCGGAATTCTCGTTGCCGCTCTGGTTGTCATCTTGATGGTTTAG
- a CDS encoding Asp23/Gls24 family envelope stress response protein: MSTMAADYEKTDIGTIQIAPEVIEVIAGLATVEVDGVAGMSGGLAGGIAELLGRKNLSKGVKVEVGQREAAVDVSIIVEYGNPIPEVASEIQRNVKRSIEMMTGLSVVEVNVHIHDVYFKTAEKPEEEDTSIRVK, translated from the coding sequence ATGAGTACGATGGCGGCGGATTATGAAAAGACGGACATCGGTACCATTCAAATTGCTCCGGAAGTGATTGAAGTGATCGCCGGTCTGGCAACGGTGGAAGTAGACGGCGTAGCCGGCATGAGCGGCGGATTGGCCGGCGGGATCGCCGAGCTGCTTGGTCGCAAAAACTTGTCCAAAGGCGTTAAAGTGGAAGTCGGCCAGCGCGAAGCGGCAGTCGACGTTTCGATCATTGTGGAATACGGCAATCCGATCCCGGAGGTCGCTTCAGAAATTCAGCGCAACGTCAAACGTTCGATCGAGATGATGACCGGTTTGAGCGTTGTTGAAGTCAATGTGCATATTCACGACGTCTATTTTAAAACCGCTGAGAAGCCGGAAGAAGAGGATACGTCTATCCGAGTCAAATAA
- a CDS encoding DUF2273 domain-containing protein has product MWKQLWEMYGGRAAGVVAGLFFGFLYLFVGFWNMLFFALLVWIGYLVGKHRDTGSGPLFPWQRLAEWMTERFRPFR; this is encoded by the coding sequence ATGTGGAAACAATTGTGGGAGATGTATGGAGGCCGGGCTGCGGGCGTTGTTGCAGGATTGTTTTTCGGCTTTCTTTATTTGTTCGTCGGTTTTTGGAATATGCTTTTTTTTGCGCTGCTCGTTTGGATCGGCTATCTCGTCGGCAAACATAGAGATACGGGGAGCGGTCCTCTTTTTCCTTGGCAGCGGCTAGCGGAATGGATGACCGAGCGGTTCCGTCCTTTCAGATGA
- the folD gene encoding bifunctional methylenetetrahydrofolate dehydrogenase/methenyltetrahydrofolate cyclohydrolase FolD: MTAQLIKGKPISEQIRAEIQEETARLKESGIVPGLAVVLVGEDPASKVYVGSKEKACHDMGFYSEVHRLPAETSERELLALIDKLNNLSTINGILVQLPLPRHINEKAVIDAISVDKDVDGFHPVSVGNLVIGDDSLLPCTPAGVIEMIKRSGTDIAGKHAVVIGRSNIVGKPVSMLLLRENATVTICHSRTANMEAIASSADILVVAIGKAKAIDKRYVKPGAVVIDVGINRLENGKLAGDVDFDDCLDVAGAISPVPGGVGPMTITMLMKNTLTAAKRAHRIGE; the protein is encoded by the coding sequence ATGACAGCACAGCTTATAAAAGGCAAACCGATATCGGAACAAATCCGAGCCGAAATTCAGGAAGAAACGGCGCGTTTGAAAGAGTCTGGCATCGTACCCGGACTGGCCGTCGTGCTGGTCGGTGAAGACCCGGCGTCCAAAGTATACGTCGGCAGCAAAGAAAAGGCGTGCCACGATATGGGGTTTTATTCCGAAGTTCACCGGCTTCCGGCCGAAACGTCCGAACGGGAGCTGCTGGCCCTCATTGACAAGCTGAATAATCTAAGCACGATCAACGGCATTTTGGTCCAGCTGCCGCTGCCGCGCCACATTAACGAAAAAGCGGTTATCGATGCGATTAGCGTCGACAAAGATGTGGACGGATTTCACCCTGTCAGCGTCGGCAATCTCGTTATCGGCGATGACAGTCTTCTTCCTTGCACGCCGGCAGGCGTCATCGAGATGATCAAACGGAGCGGCACGGATATCGCCGGCAAGCATGCCGTCGTCATCGGCCGCAGCAATATTGTCGGCAAGCCCGTATCGATGCTGCTGCTGCGCGAGAACGCTACCGTAACGATCTGCCATTCCCGCACGGCCAATATGGAAGCAATCGCTTCCAGCGCCGATATTTTAGTCGTCGCAATCGGGAAGGCCAAGGCGATTGACAAACGATACGTCAAGCCGGGAGCGGTTGTAATCGACGTAGGGATCAACCGTCTCGAGAACGGCAAGCTTGCGGGCGACGTCGATTTCGACGATTGCTTGGACGTAGCGGGAGCGATTAGCCCCGTTCCAGGAGGCGTCGGTCCGATGACGATCACGATGCTGATGAAAAATACGCTCACAGCCGCCAAACGGGCGCACCGTATCGGGGAGTGA
- the spoIIIAA gene encoding stage III sporulation protein AA, translating to MLTKVAHLLPAELTALLERMPEAAKQELEEIRIREHRPLEIVSGGRSWFAEDDGTLTAQPQLAYKPSHNLCRKLLEKLTNHSLYAMEEELKRGFITVAGGHRIGLAGRTVLEGGSVRAIRDIGGFNVRIAREVIGAADRLLPKLADRPKRNIASTLLIAPPRMGKTTLLRDLARSVSAGLWGSAEMAHWPGRKVGIVDERSEIAASVRGVPTFDVGPRTDVMDACPKAEGMMMLLRSMSPEVLMADEIGRAEDVQAIREAGHAGVAVVVTAHAHNLDDARGRPILRALLEEGMFQFAVVLSRGTGTGFLTSVIPLRGAAAGIPAAREPTARGNLAGSAAAGDKGLRGEEPGAYG from the coding sequence ATGCTGACGAAAGTTGCGCATCTGCTGCCCGCCGAACTGACGGCGCTGCTGGAGCGGATGCCTGAAGCGGCCAAACAGGAGCTGGAGGAAATCCGCATCCGCGAGCATCGTCCGCTGGAAATCGTCAGCGGGGGGCGTTCATGGTTCGCCGAAGACGACGGGACGCTGACGGCACAGCCGCAGCTGGCGTACAAGCCTTCGCACAATTTGTGCCGGAAGCTGCTGGAGAAGCTGACCAACCATTCGCTTTATGCGATGGAGGAAGAATTGAAAAGAGGCTTCATTACGGTTGCCGGCGGCCACCGGATCGGGCTTGCGGGACGGACCGTGCTTGAAGGCGGATCCGTCCGGGCGATTCGCGATATCGGAGGATTCAACGTGCGCATTGCGCGGGAAGTAATCGGAGCTGCGGACCGGCTGCTGCCAAAGCTCGCCGACCGCCCGAAACGAAATATCGCCTCGACGCTGCTTATCGCTCCGCCCCGCATGGGGAAGACGACGCTGCTGCGCGATTTGGCCCGCTCGGTGAGCGCCGGGTTATGGGGAAGCGCGGAGATGGCCCATTGGCCGGGCCGCAAAGTCGGCATCGTGGACGAACGTTCGGAAATCGCCGCATCCGTGCGCGGCGTGCCGACTTTCGATGTCGGACCGCGCACCGATGTGATGGATGCGTGTCCGAAAGCGGAAGGCATGATGATGCTGCTCCGTTCCATGTCGCCGGAGGTGCTGATGGCAGACGAAATCGGGCGCGCGGAAGACGTGCAGGCCATCCGGGAGGCCGGACATGCGGGTGTTGCCGTCGTCGTGACGGCGCACGCGCACAATCTCGACGATGCGCGCGGACGCCCGATACTGCGCGCGCTGCTGGAGGAAGGGATGTTTCAGTTCGCCGTTGTGCTGAGCCGCGGCACTGGGACCGGCTTTCTCACAAGCGTCATTCCGCTGCGGGGAGCGGCTGCAGGCATTCCCGCAGCGAGGGAGCCGACGGCGCGGGGAAATCTCGCGGGTTCCGCTGCCGCAGGCGACAAGGGGCTCCGGGGAGAGGAGCCGGGCGCTTATGGTTAA
- the spoIIIAE gene encoding stage III sporulation protein AE yields MYPSRILRFFTVALILLIGHFFPQEAAAAADLPGTDTAAVSTGGSAPSGDAREGERPADVPVNGAQEGADVAGRLAAGQVESSGTDEVEAYWNRLVKQYGGYFPDRQLPGFIEMITPGGDGLKLSSVIKGLLSYALHEVLYNGKLVVSIVLLAVFSSMLETLQSAFERNAVSKVAYSVAYMVLIVLAVNSFYTAIGYAKDAIGGMIQFMMAMVPLLLTLIASTGSLATVTILHPVIVFMVHTVGTLIYSIVFPLLFFSAVLHIASSLSEKFKVTQLANLLRNIGAGLLGVMLTVFLGVISFQGAAGTVADSVTLRTAKFVSSSFVPVVGRAFSDAADTVISASMLAKNAIGLAGVIILLFLCAFPAIKILTLALIYNVSAAVLQPLGNSPVTACLQTIGKTMLLVFGALGAVALMFFLAVTIILTAGNAMIMMR; encoded by the coding sequence ATGTATCCGTCCCGTATACTGCGCTTCTTCACCGTTGCCCTCATCCTGCTTATAGGGCACTTCTTCCCGCAGGAGGCTGCTGCTGCGGCGGATCTGCCCGGCACGGACACCGCCGCCGTATCAACGGGCGGCAGCGCGCCGAGCGGAGACGCCCGAGAGGGTGAGCGCCCCGCAGACGTCCCGGTGAACGGGGCGCAGGAGGGAGCGGATGTTGCCGGCCGGCTGGCGGCCGGCCAGGTGGAAAGCAGCGGCACGGACGAGGTGGAAGCGTACTGGAACCGTCTCGTCAAACAATACGGGGGCTATTTTCCCGACCGGCAGCTGCCCGGCTTTATTGAAATGATTACCCCCGGAGGAGACGGTCTGAAGCTGTCGTCGGTTATCAAAGGTCTCCTTTCCTACGCGCTGCATGAAGTGCTGTATAACGGCAAGCTGGTCGTGTCGATCGTGCTGCTGGCCGTGTTCAGCTCGATGCTGGAAACGCTGCAAAGCGCCTTCGAGCGCAACGCCGTAAGCAAGGTCGCCTACTCCGTCGCCTACATGGTGCTGATTGTGCTAGCCGTCAACAGCTTTTATACGGCGATCGGATACGCCAAGGATGCAATCGGCGGCATGATCCAGTTCATGATGGCGATGGTACCGCTGCTGCTGACGCTGATCGCATCCACGGGAAGCTTGGCGACCGTCACGATCCTGCACCCGGTCATCGTTTTTATGGTTCATACGGTCGGCACGCTTATTTACTCCATCGTCTTTCCGCTGTTGTTCTTCTCAGCGGTGCTTCATATCGCCAGCTCGCTTTCGGAGAAGTTCAAAGTGACGCAGCTGGCGAATCTGCTGCGGAATATCGGTGCCGGTCTGCTGGGCGTTATGCTCACCGTATTTCTTGGGGTGATTTCGTTTCAGGGCGCAGCCGGAACGGTCGCCGACAGCGTAACGCTGCGCACCGCCAAGTTTGTAAGCAGCAGTTTCGTTCCCGTCGTGGGCAGAGCGTTTTCGGACGCGGCCGATACCGTCATTTCCGCTTCGATGCTGGCGAAAAATGCAATCGGTCTGGCGGGCGTCATCATTCTGCTGTTTCTGTGCGCGTTTCCGGCGATCAAAATATTGACGCTGGCGCTCATTTATAACGTCTCCGCCGCCGTGCTGCAGCCGCTCGGCAACAGTCCGGTCACCGCCTGCCTGCAGACGATCGGCAAAACGATGCTGCTTGTATTCGGCGCTTTGGGCGCCGTGGCGCTGATGTTTTTTTTGGCGGTGACCATCATTTTGACGGCGGGGAACGCGATGATCATGATGCGGTAA
- the spoIIIAD gene encoding stage III sporulation protein AD, translating into MEIIQIVGLGLLATILILVIKEQKPIFAFLLAAFTGLFIFLYLIGRIEAVISMLVELADRTGIPTVYLKTILKMIGIAYIAEFGAQIVRDAGQESVASKIEFAGKVLILVMAVPIIGVIVETVVNLLPGGS; encoded by the coding sequence TTGGAAATCATTCAAATCGTCGGACTCGGTCTTCTCGCCACCATATTAATTCTGGTCATTAAAGAGCAGAAACCGATCTTCGCTTTTCTGCTCGCGGCTTTTACCGGACTGTTCATCTTTCTGTACCTGATCGGGCGCATCGAAGCGGTCATTTCCATGCTGGTGGAGCTGGCCGACCGGACAGGCATTCCGACGGTATACTTGAAGACGATTTTGAAGATGATCGGAATTGCCTATATAGCGGAATTCGGGGCTCAAATCGTAAGAGATGCAGGTCAGGAGAGCGTCGCATCCAAAATCGAATTTGCCGGCAAGGTTCTCATCCTCGTTATGGCGGTGCCCATTATCGGCGTCATTGTCGAAACGGTGGTTAACCTGCTGCCGGGCGGGAGTTGA
- the spoIIIAF gene encoding stage III sporulation protein AF — MLEWLSGWLRDIIAIVLLAAIIDLLLPNKAMQRYVRLVVGLIILLTILTPIMRIFQGDLDKKVAEGFRNWDESSAMNEVKMPTLSDITKEAQRLSDERRQQTAELARANIETAIKKSVQDRLGAAVSSVKAQLAFDAAGEGTLQSVTVTLASSESAGNRGAEASGTEAVDPVTPVAVDVSVEAPDQPPQSPAGEADRTGNEADETAGEAIDTAAGIGAEGTERQQSAADKKADEAGSGALSPDQAALAAAIVDLVSKMWSIGPEQVRVTAA; from the coding sequence GTGCTTGAATGGCTCAGCGGCTGGCTGCGGGACATCATCGCCATTGTGCTGCTGGCGGCGATCATCGATCTTCTGCTTCCGAACAAAGCGATGCAGCGTTATGTCAGACTTGTCGTCGGACTCATTATTTTACTGACGATATTGACGCCGATTATGCGCATTTTCCAGGGCGATCTTGACAAGAAGGTGGCGGAAGGATTCCGCAATTGGGACGAGAGCAGCGCAATGAACGAAGTGAAAATGCCTACCTTGAGTGATATTACGAAAGAAGCGCAGCGGCTGTCGGACGAGCGGCGGCAGCAGACGGCGGAGCTCGCAAGAGCAAATATCGAAACGGCAATCAAGAAGTCCGTTCAAGACCGATTAGGGGCTGCCGTCTCCTCGGTCAAAGCGCAGCTCGCCTTTGACGCTGCCGGAGAAGGTACGCTGCAATCGGTAACGGTTACGCTGGCTTCCTCCGAATCCGCAGGCAATCGTGGCGCAGAGGCGAGCGGAACGGAAGCGGTCGACCCGGTAACGCCGGTTGCGGTGGACGTCTCGGTCGAAGCGCCGGATCAACCCCCGCAGTCTCCCGCCGGCGAGGCGGACCGTACTGGAAACGAGGCGGACGAAACAGCCGGTGAAGCGATTGATACTGCCGCCGGAATCGGGGCGGAAGGCACAGAGCGGCAGCAAAGCGCAGCGGACAAAAAGGCGGATGAAGCCGGCAGCGGCGCGCTCTCCCCGGATCAAGCCGCCTTAGCGGCCGCCATCGTCGACCTCGTATCGAAGATGTGGTCGATCGGTCCGGAACAGGTTCGGGTAACCGCCGCCTGA
- the amaP gene encoding alkaline shock response membrane anchor protein AmaP: MGKIVDKFLLFLYSLVIAVVSVIVFLAVVGAVPNRFVGSFIREVYVQGSVPQVTVIALTVVVFIISLRLLAVSISRGSSSAPSIDQRTDFGDIRISLETVENLTLKAASRQRCVKDMRARIRIEEAGLDIAIRTVVDGETSIPVITEDIQRAVKEHVEEITGIPVANVSVFVANIIQSAAFKSRVE; encoded by the coding sequence TTGGGCAAAATAGTGGACAAGTTCCTTCTCTTTTTATACAGTTTAGTTATCGCGGTTGTATCCGTTATTGTTTTTTTGGCGGTCGTGGGAGCGGTTCCGAACCGTTTCGTCGGCTCTTTCATCCGGGAAGTTTACGTTCAAGGATCCGTGCCGCAGGTTACCGTCATCGCCTTGACGGTTGTCGTTTTTATCATCAGCCTTCGTCTTTTGGCCGTATCGATCAGCCGCGGGTCTTCTTCCGCACCGTCCATCGATCAGCGCACCGATTTCGGAGATATCCGAATTTCGCTCGAGACGGTCGAAAATTTGACGCTGAAAGCAGCTTCGCGCCAGCGCTGCGTGAAGGATATGCGGGCTAGAATCCGCATCGAGGAGGCGGGACTGGACATTGCGATTCGTACCGTCGTTGACGGCGAAACATCCATTCCGGTCATAACCGAGGACATCCAGCGCGCCGTCAAAGAGCATGTGGAGGAAATTACGGGTATTCCGGTTGCAAATGTGTCGGTTTTCGTGGCGAATATTATTCAGAGCGCCGCGTTTAAGAGCCGCGTGGAATAG
- the accB gene encoding acetyl-CoA carboxylase biotin carboxyl carrier protein — protein MFKLSEIKELIELIDQTSVQEIEIENEGARLLIRKPGKTEVVAVQTAPATNTYTPAAVPNAPAPAAETAAPAAAQPAAPQDNLHTIVSPMVGTFYRSSSPDNPPYVNKGDRVTEKSVVCILEAMKLMNELEAEVRGEIVEILVENGQLVEYGQPLFLVKPE, from the coding sequence ATGTTCAAATTGAGCGAGATCAAAGAGTTGATCGAGTTGATTGATCAGACTTCCGTTCAAGAGATCGAAATCGAAAATGAAGGGGCTCGCCTGCTGATCCGCAAGCCGGGCAAGACGGAAGTCGTAGCCGTCCAGACAGCTCCTGCAACGAATACATATACGCCGGCAGCCGTCCCGAACGCACCTGCTCCCGCGGCTGAAACGGCGGCTCCGGCAGCGGCCCAGCCTGCGGCACCGCAAGACAATCTGCATACGATCGTATCGCCGATGGTCGGCACTTTTTATCGCTCTTCATCGCCGGACAACCCTCCTTATGTCAATAAAGGCGACCGCGTCACCGAAAAATCGGTCGTCTGCATTTTGGAAGCGATGAAACTGATGAACGAGCTGGAGGCGGAAGTGCGCGGCGAAATCGTAGAGATTCTCGTGGAGAACGGTCAACTGGTGGAATACGGCCAGCCATTGTTCCTCGTCAAGCCGGAATAA
- the accC gene encoding acetyl-CoA carboxylase biotin carboxylase subunit: MKFQKILIANRGEIAVRIIRACRELGIGTVAVYSEADRDSLHVRLADEAYCIGPTLSKDSYLNLTNIMSVATLTGCDAIHPGYGFLAENANFAEICESCNITFIGPSPSAINRMGDKAVAKQTMKDADVPVIPGSDGLIEDLDEAVAVARSIGYPVIIKATAGGGGKGIRIAEDEETLIQQITTAQQEAQKAFGNAGVYLEKYLTGMKHVEIQIMADKHGNAVHLFERDCSVQRRRQKLVEEAPCPVLTPEQRERMGQAAVRAALAVEYSGAGTLEFLLGPTGDFYFMEMNTRIQVEHPVTEMITGIDLIREMISVAEGNPLSFRQQDLKINGWSMECRINAEDPDRNFMPSPGNIEFYLPPGGIGVRVDSSAYPGYTISPHYDSMIAKLIVWGATREDVIARMKRALSEFAIDGIRTTIPFHLKLLQHPKFVQGDFDIKFLEEHDVNRPDWSAEQE, encoded by the coding sequence GTGAAATTTCAAAAAATTCTTATTGCCAATCGCGGTGAAATCGCGGTCCGGATTATCCGGGCGTGCCGCGAGCTTGGAATCGGAACGGTGGCGGTTTACTCGGAAGCGGACCGGGATTCCCTTCATGTCCGGCTGGCGGACGAGGCTTACTGCATCGGGCCGACCCTTTCCAAGGACAGCTACCTGAACTTGACCAATATTATGAGCGTGGCCACGCTGACCGGTTGCGATGCCATTCATCCGGGATACGGATTTCTGGCCGAGAATGCCAATTTTGCGGAGATATGCGAATCGTGCAACATTACGTTTATCGGACCTTCTCCGTCCGCGATCAACCGCATGGGCGACAAAGCGGTCGCCAAACAGACGATGAAGGATGCCGACGTGCCCGTCATACCGGGATCGGACGGTTTGATCGAAGATTTGGATGAGGCGGTGGCGGTTGCCCGCTCGATCGGATATCCGGTCATTATTAAAGCGACGGCCGGAGGCGGAGGCAAGGGCATCCGGATCGCCGAGGACGAAGAGACGCTGATTCAGCAAATTACGACCGCACAGCAGGAAGCGCAGAAGGCGTTCGGCAATGCCGGCGTCTATTTGGAAAAGTATTTGACGGGCATGAAGCACGTGGAAATTCAAATTATGGCCGACAAGCACGGCAATGCCGTTCATCTGTTCGAGCGCGACTGCTCGGTGCAGCGGCGCCGCCAGAAGCTGGTGGAAGAAGCGCCTTGCCCGGTTTTGACTCCAGAGCAGCGCGAGCGGATGGGACAAGCGGCTGTGCGCGCCGCGCTGGCGGTCGAATACTCCGGCGCGGGCACGCTTGAATTTTTGCTCGGGCCGACCGGCGATTTTTATTTCATGGAAATGAATACCCGTATTCAGGTCGAACACCCCGTAACGGAAATGATTACGGGCATCGATCTGATCCGCGAGATGATTTCCGTCGCCGAAGGCAACCCGCTGTCGTTCCGGCAGCAGGATTTGAAGATAAACGGATGGTCGATGGAATGCCGCATCAATGCAGAAGATCCCGACCGCAATTTCATGCCTTCCCCCGGGAACATCGAGTTTTATTTGCCTCCCGGCGGCATCGGGGTGCGCGTCGACAGCTCCGCATATCCGGGCTATACGATTTCCCCGCATTACGATTCCATGATCGCGAAGCTGATCGTATGGGGGGCGACGCGTGAAGATGTAATCGCCCGTATGAAGCGGGCATTGTCGGAGTTTGCCATTGACGGCATCCGCACGACGATTCCGTTTCATTTGAAGCTGCTGCAGCATCCGAAGTTTGTGCAAGGCGATTTCGACATCAAGTTTCTTGAGGAGCATGACGTGAACCGCCCTGACTGGAGCGCGGAGCAGGAATAA
- the nusB gene encoding transcription antitermination factor NusB: protein MKRRLAREIAVQSLYQMEMNVVSAQEAVDMLLEESRDTENEIGVDAAEAARTEAFARELVTSVAERKAAIDDMLQQYLTGWQVDRLSRVDKQILRLACYELVFRDDVPPKAAINEAIELSKHFGTEESGKFVNGVLGRVLEALDELKKRA, encoded by the coding sequence ATGAAACGTAGGTTAGCGCGTGAAATAGCGGTACAGAGTCTGTACCAGATGGAAATGAACGTCGTGTCGGCGCAGGAAGCGGTTGATATGCTGTTGGAGGAATCCCGCGATACGGAAAATGAGATCGGCGTCGATGCAGCCGAAGCGGCCCGAACGGAGGCGTTTGCTCGCGAGCTTGTCACCTCCGTCGCGGAGCGCAAAGCGGCGATCGACGATATGCTGCAGCAGTATTTGACCGGCTGGCAGGTTGACCGTCTGTCGAGAGTGGACAAACAAATTTTGCGCCTTGCATGTTATGAGCTCGTATTCCGTGACGATGTGCCGCCAAAGGCCGCCATCAACGAAGCGATCGAGCTGTCCAAGCATTTCGGCACCGAGGAATCCGGCAAGTTTGTCAACGGCGTGCTCGGCCGGGTGCTCGAAGCGTTGGACGAGCTGAAAAAACGGGCGTAG
- a CDS encoding SpoIIIAH-like family protein — MNSKRQTIWLVSMLSLMVILSAYYLFTEDTAGKTDLLTESAAVKDATETAGSTQSGAESDIVVSEVTAGGSGNSASDPAGSGSHRSEGDAKQGEAGKTGDAGKTGTAGDDAGGQKADPQQDNAAKDGSAADGGKSGAVQNEAKTDKEVLEQWESQGQAANYFDEIQQKNEQRYAEQYDKLMSQISDVDQDAEQASKAVEELNQFEGQHTKLTGIQETLTKQYKNVAIDVAGNYYKIVVQSEKMDKSQAADILDLVMKELGIGAEAVSIQYVP; from the coding sequence ATGAATTCGAAAAGACAAACAATTTGGCTCGTATCGATGCTCAGTCTGATGGTGATTTTGTCCGCTTACTATTTGTTCACCGAAGATACGGCGGGGAAAACCGATTTGCTTACGGAAAGCGCCGCCGTAAAGGATGCGACGGAAACGGCCGGATCGACGCAAAGCGGGGCGGAAAGCGATATTGTCGTCAGCGAAGTTACCGCCGGCGGCAGCGGCAACTCCGCCTCGGACCCGGCAGGCTCCGGCTCGCACCGCTCTGAAGGAGACGCCAAGCAGGGAGAAGCGGGCAAAACGGGAGATGCGGGCAAGACGGGAACTGCGGGCGATGATGCGGGGGGGCAAAAGGCCGATCCGCAGCAGGATAATGCGGCCAAGGACGGATCTGCCGCGGACGGGGGGAAAAGCGGCGCCGTCCAAAACGAAGCCAAAACCGACAAGGAAGTGCTGGAGCAGTGGGAATCGCAAGGGCAGGCCGCCAATTATTTTGACGAGATCCAGCAAAAGAACGAGCAGCGGTATGCGGAGCAGTATGACAAGCTGATGAGCCAAATTTCGGACGTCGATCAGGATGCCGAACAGGCGTCCAAAGCGGTGGAAGAACTGAACCAGTTCGAAGGGCAGCATACGAAGCTGACCGGCATCCAGGAGACGCTGACGAAGCAGTATAAAAACGTTGCGATAGACGTAGCGGGCAATTACTACAAAATCGTCGTGCAAAGCGAAAAGATGGATAAAAGCCAGGCCGCCGACATTCTCGATCTGGTGATGAAAGAGCTCGGAATAGGTGCCGAGGCCGTCTCGATCCAGTACGTGCCGTAA
- the spoIIIAG gene encoding stage III sporulation protein AG: MAKWLQKLESLAGGGPGGTKRVRTLRWLLLIGCLGAGLMIVNSFLTFRQVEPTDSGSTSTAETDQPAWSGKGPDADNSFSSIEQPLESRLKEILEQIVGVGSVSVMVTVDSTEEIVYGKNEKESQQITDENDKNGGRRHVTQVTRDGQIVMYEQSGEQTPVLVKKIKPEIRGVLVVAKGAENATVRRIILDAVEKGLDVPVSSISIVPRKQQ; this comes from the coding sequence GTGGCCAAATGGCTGCAGAAACTGGAGTCGCTTGCCGGCGGCGGACCCGGCGGCACGAAGCGGGTGCGGACGCTTCGCTGGCTGCTTCTGATCGGATGTTTGGGTGCGGGACTAATGATCGTCAACAGTTTCCTGACATTCCGTCAGGTAGAACCGACCGACAGCGGCAGCACTTCGACAGCAGAGACCGATCAGCCCGCCTGGAGCGGGAAGGGACCGGATGCGGACAACTCGTTCAGCTCGATCGAACAGCCGCTGGAGAGCCGGCTGAAGGAAATATTGGAGCAGATTGTCGGGGTAGGAAGCGTCAGCGTCATGGTCACCGTCGATTCTACGGAGGAGATCGTGTACGGCAAGAACGAGAAGGAGTCCCAGCAAATAACCGACGAAAACGACAAAAACGGCGGCCGGAGACATGTGACGCAGGTAACGAGGGACGGCCAGATCGTCATGTACGAACAGTCCGGGGAGCAAACCCCCGTTCTGGTGAAAAAAATAAAGCCGGAGATTCGGGGGGTTCTCGTTGTCGCTAAAGGCGCGGAGAATGCGACGGTGCGCCGCATAATTTTGGATGCGGTGGAGAAGGGATTGGATGTGCCGGTAAGCTCGATTTCGATCGTGCCCCGAAAACAGCAATAA
- the spoIIIAC gene encoding stage III sporulation protein AC: MSMDISAIFQIAGIGIIVAMIHTVLKQMGKEDMAHWVTLIGFVVVLFMVVRLLNELFQEIKTIFLFQ, from the coding sequence ATGAGCATGGATATCAGCGCCATTTTTCAAATTGCGGGCATCGGGATTATCGTCGCAATGATTCATACGGTGCTAAAGCAGATGGGAAAAGAAGATATGGCGCACTGGGTAACGCTAATCGGATTTGTGGTCGTACTTTTTATGGTCGTCCGTTTGCTGAACGAGTTGTTCCAGGAAATCAAAACGATATTTTTATTCCAGTAG